The Miscanthus floridulus cultivar M001 chromosome 6, ASM1932011v1, whole genome shotgun sequence genomic interval TTTCTAGGAAGGGGGCcacctatatatatatgtgttcctAAAATTGGCATCCTTGATAGGCCATCATGGACACATCAGATTCATGTTGGCTACTGATGCATGGATTCTCTTGTGGTGTATAATCTTCATTTTAGATTAAACTATTCTTTTCTAGAAACAAAACAATGACCTATATTTGTCAACGATGTGTTCTCCAAAAGTTGTAGACTTTATACCTTCCTCTTCAGGGTGACATGTCCTCCTGGATGGAGATAGGTGTGGAGAGGAGGCGCTAAATCTAGTGGTGGTGAAGCCACTCAAACTAGTGAGGTTGATGCGAGGATGACGGATGCGCGGAGAATCGCAATCAAGGTGGTTTTCAACACACACCTCCCTTGCGATGGGATGGTGGGGAGGTGATAAGGTGGAGTGAGAGATGTTGACGACGACGCTCAAGACAGGGGTTCGACCATAGCGAATGGCTAAGTAGGGTTAAGGTTCGACTTACCTCTTATATACAAAGAAGAATAATCTTGGCCGTTGACTAAAGATTCGATGTCTGGTAGATTCGGGCCAGTATGAATATGGTTTTGAGCCAAGATATACAAATATGTACGGTGCTTAGTTAAGGAAATCCTAGGTGTTAATTGACCCTGATGACAAGATGTAAGCCCATCACCTATATATGTGTTTGTTTTAGAAGCCTCGCGATTCGTTAAAGTTTGGCCCATAAAACTATGACACCTACTTTGATAGATAGGAGTAATGTTATGGTGTTATTGTAAAAGGGGTCTACACTTTGTGGGTCACTAACCAAACAAATTCATTGAGAAGAGACCCATAAAATcgtctacactttgtggttagtatCTAAATGTGTGAACAGCTACTAAAGAGATCTTTCCTTAAATGAAATCTAATAAGAGGATGATCCATAAATAAGTCTTTTTTAGTGGACGACCCATAAAATCCATAAAGATTTAAATGAAATCTAATAAGCGGACAATCCAAAAATCCGTAAAGAAGTCATTTTTTAATTAGAGGTGGATGAAGGCCTTCCTTCCTTGAGAATATAAAAGGCACTAATTTCACAATTCTCTAggagcaaaagaaaataaaatacaTGAAACCTCATTTCCTCGTGAGGAAAAGCTCCATAGCAAAACATACTCGTACGGAACCACATTGGACAAATAAGCCCCAAGAAATCACCAATAACAACACATAGGACTGAATCAAACCGTAATACTAGTGCACAAATCAAAGTAAGGGATAAATAGACGATGCAAGATTCATACCTTTGCGATTACAAGAAGTTATTCCTCCCTTTCCTAGACGCAACACGCGGGGAAAATAAAGTGAGAGCAGAGCGCGAGCCTTAGACTGTTCTGTAGCAGTTAGAAAAAAAATCACAAGTGAGTTTGGTTTCTACCGTTAATTTTCTCTCTACTACAGCACCTGTTGGCCGCTTAAATTAGTTTCACCTTTTTGATCTGCCGTGTGATATGAGAAGTGGATAGAAATGTTTCTTTATTGCTGTCGATACCGACACTGTATTGGTTCCGGCAACTGCTACAGTGTTGATAGCTCGAAATTTCAGGTTGCGTTCATTCTAGAAATTTTTGGTGCCGTGAAAGATCGGACACATTCTTGGGCATCGCAGGTACGGATAAGGACATGTCTGTGATGCCCAATATTTTTCTCGATCTTTCACGGCACAATACAACGGGAAAATAGCTTCTCTAAATGTTTCtctccaacagctaagaaacacaagATGTGACTCCGTCCGAGACTATTTAAAACAGCACAGATCAACCATAGATTCCGGCCGACAAGGAACTAGCAACAAGAGAACGGTAATGCTGGGTTAAGGCGTCCATCCGTCTGGCCGGAGACCCTGCGCGCGCGACGACGAAAAAAAAGGGGGCATGCAGGTGTAGTCAGACGGGTCCGCACCCGTCCTTTCTGTGAGACCGTGCATGGGAGCACGTGAGGCCACTCGTTCGGCGTGGAGTGCATGCGGCGCGGGGCAGCGTATGGGAGTGCGTGCGGCCACTCGCAGGATGCATTGAGGGGCGGCGCATGGAAGCACGTGCGGCCACCGGCTCGGTGTGGTGTGCAGGCGGCGCGTGGGGGGCCGTACATGTGCTATGACCATACACACATAAGGACTGGCGCTCGGAGTTTGTGAGAGGAGCGAGGGCTTATGCGCCGTTTGTTGCTCATTTGCAGTTGATCCCAATTTTTTCCGCCACCCCATGGCATCGAGCTTCGTATGTTTCATGCATTTCAGATGtatattttatctagatgttgcatgtgtttcatctggatatttcatatgttgcaatggctatacacttaTGTTGCGTGTATATtttaaatatttcatctgtttcagatgtatgttgtaaagtgttttatctggatgttgcataagtGGCAATACACATATGTTATAAGcgtctattcaaaatgtttcatctgtttcagacgtatgttacaagtgtgtttatctggattttGTATATGTTTCAGTTGCTAAAACCCATGTTGCAATCTTATtacctgtttcagacgtatgttgcaaaagtgCTTCATGTTACAACATTAGCAGGCGTAGGAAGCGGGCGCATGCAGAGACGTTCCCCGCGGGCGTAGCGGTCCCCTTTGCGTGGCAAGCGAAGGGGGCATGCGTGGTCCCCACCTACATGTGCATCGAGATGCGCAGCTGTATGCGTACGTGCACCACCAGCATGTGGGGACGGACATGCAGGCGCAACAGTTGCATGCGGGGCAGGTGAGGCAGGTGCCGTTCCATTTCTTCTTGAGTGGAGCACCTGCAGCTGCACGTAGTAGAGTGAGGGCGCTGTTGGCGCATGAGAGACCGAGGGAGTAGGGCGCATAAGTGGGTGCTCGACTGCTCGGCGCTCATCAGTTAGCGTGTGGGCCCACCGGGCGGACAGCGCAGCGGGACAGCGCGCGGGCGTCGGGACgggggctagcgtccggacgtccgggcgctagccatGCCCACAAGAGAGCCAAACTTCAGTAGCAAATAAGCTGAGATTACTTGTCCGCCAATATAATCAAGAAGCCGCTCGGTTTTATCGCAGCCTAACTCAAAGCAACCCGCAATAATAATTTAATATAGAGTGATCAATCAAAGTAACAAAGAAGCATCGCCTCTCGACAATCTCAGGAAAACTCAGCAACAACCGCAGATCAAATAATTCCTCCGAAATATCAAACACAAGTAGTAGCAATATTATTGATTCCAAACCCTAGAAGAATCTTCCACCCGCGAGTAGCAACACCCACGGTTAGAAGAGATGAACTCCGATAGAATTTGCCACGAGCCCAAGCCTGAAGCTTGATCTCACGATCTTCACGACCTCAACGGATCGGCAGCTGATAGATGGAGGACAATTCGCCTCCTAGGGTTCCTGGCCTCTGCAGTGCATAATAACCACGATAAAAAAAGAACTTCCTCCACTTACACGGCCAACACCCTAGCCAATATAACACACGCAGGTGCTGAAAACGGACTTGACCTGATACACCAAGCTTTGGCCAAGCCAAAGTCCGACTCTAACCCAAACAAAGTGTATGTGAAAGCACGGCCAGGCCAAACCGACCAGGACTCTCCAGCGACATATACATGAATACATGATCATACTTTAATAATAAAAACTAACTAAGATAGCCTACGACTCTCCCTTACAAAGAATATTAAAATAATCCGGCAAGGTTGCTAATGACAAGCTAATTTAGTCCCTGATAATGAACAATGGCGACTTGAATCACGTGATGTCCAAATTTATAGAgccaataaatatatatttcctTCGCTTTATATTTTTGGCTTTCTTGAATGTTGTACCTCGGAAATGATATTTGATGACAGGCCAATGCTAGCAAATTTCTCCATATTCTTGTTATATTTCTCATCAAAATAAATAGCTCCAAATTGAAGACCAGATGATACTAGAGAATTACCGGTTGTTGTATTTGAATTATCACCGGGCATGTCTCCAGGAACATCTTGAggagcagcggcggatccagaaaaTATTTGGGGGgagggggctgaacaacactgctgctcgatcttaagtctcagcccccctacactatagaactttacctaaaaattcatgggggctccacCGCTCCACAGGAGGTTCCACTGTTTcggtatgggtaggggggcttgagccccccccccccccccgccccaccgttggatccgcccctgttGAGGAGCTATGGGCTCATCACCTTCCCAGCCGCAACACGTGGGGAAAACAAAGTAAGAGCAGAGCGCGAGCCTGAGAATGTTCTGTAGTAGTTAAAATCACACGTGAGTTTGGTTTCTAGGAAGGGGGCcacctatatatatatgtgttcctAAAATTGGCATCCTTGATAGGCCATCATGGACACATCAGATTCATGTTGGCTACTGATGCATGGATTCTCTTGTGGTGTATAATCTTCATTTTAGATTAAACTATTCTTTTCTAGAAACAAAACAATGACCTATATTTGTCAACGATGTGTTCTCCAAAAGTTGTAGACTTTATACCTTCCTCTTCAGGGTGACATGTCCTCCTGGATGGAGATAGGTGTGGAGAGGAGGCGCTAAATCTAGTGGTGGTGAAGCCACTCAAACTAGTGAGGTTGATGCGAGGATGACGGATGCGCGGAGAATCGCAATCAAGGTGGTTTTCAACACACACCTCCCTTGCGATGGGATGGTGGGGAGGTGATAAGGTGGAGTGAGAGATGTTGACGACGACGCTCAAGACAGGGGTTCGACCATAGCGAATGGCTAAGTAGGGTTAAGGTTCGACTTACCTCTTATATACAAAGAAGAATAATCTTGGCCGTTGACTAAAGATTCGATGTCTGGTAGATTCGGGCCAGTATGAATATGGTTTTGAGCCAAGATATACAAATATGTACGGTGCTTAGTTAAGGAAATCCTAGGTGTTAATTGACCCTGATGACAAGATGTAAGCCCATCACCTATATATGTGTTTGTTTTAGAAGCCTCGCGATTCGTTAAAGTTTGGCCCATAAAACTATGACACCTACTTTGATAGATAGGAGTAATGTTATGGTGTTATTGTAAAAGGGGTCTACACTTTGTGGGTCACTAACCAAACAAATTCATTGAGAAGAGACCCATAAAATcgtctacactttgtggttagtatCTAAATGTGTGAACAGCTACTAAAGAGATCTTTCCTTAAATGAAATCTAATAAGAGGATGATCCATAAATAAGTCTTTTTTAGTGGACGACCCATAAAATCCATAAAGATTTAAATGAAATCTAATAAGCGGACAATCCAAAAATCCGTAAAGAAGTCATTTTTTAATTAGAGGTGGATGAAGGCCTTCCTTCCTTGAGAATATAAAAGGCACTAATTTCACAATTCTCTAggagcaaaagaaaataaaatacaTGAAACCTCATTTCCTCGTGAGGAAAAGCTCCATAGCAAAACATACTCGTACGGAACCACATTGGACAAATAAGCCCCAAGAAATCACCAATAACAACACATAGGACTGAATCAAACCGTAATACTAGTGCACAAATCAAAGTAAGGGATAAATAGACGATGCAAGATTCATACCTTTGCGATTACAAGAAGTTATTCCTCCCTTTCCTAGACGCAACACGCGGGGAAAATAAAGTGAGAGCAGAGCGCGAGCCTTAGACTGTTCTGTAGCAGTTAGAAAAAAAATCACAAGTGAGTTTGGTTTCTAGGAATGGGGCCACATGTGTATATGTGTTCTTAAAATTGGCCTCCTTGGATAGGCCATCATGGACGCATCTGATTCATGTTGGCTACTGATGCAAGGATTTTCTTGTAGTGTATAATCTTCATTTTAGATTAAGCTATTCTTTTCTAAAAATGATGACCTATATTTGTCAACTTGTGTTCTCCAAAAATTGCAGACTTTATACCTACCTCTTCAGGGCGACATGGCCTCCCACATGGAGATAGGTGTGGAGAGGCGGCGCTAGATCTGGTGGTGGTGAAACCATTGAAACCGGTGAGGTTGATGCGAGGAGGACAGATGCGTGGAGAATCACAATCAAGGTGGTTTTCAACCAACCTCCCTTGCGATGGGATGGTGGGGAGGTGATGAGGTGGAGTGAGAGATGGTGACGGCAACGCTCAACATAGGGGTTCAACAATAGCGAATGGCTAAGTAGGGTTAAGGTTCGACTTACCTTTTATATACAGAGAATATTAATCTTGGCAATTAACTAAAGATTTGATGTCTTGTAGATTTTGGGCCAGGATGTATGAATATGGGTTTGGGCCAAGATATACAAACATGTACGGTGCCTAGTAAACATGTCAAATATagtaaacaaccacaacaacTTAAAGAAGGACATAGATATACAAAACAATATTAATGTACTGCATCCAAGAATTCCAAGGCTTCCATGGCACCTCCCGCAACATTTATTGAAGAAAATGAAaaacacacatttacacacaaaGAACAATGGATCATAGTAAAATAACAGTGCATCCTTATAATGTTTTGTCTACTATATAGATGCTGCATAATATGTTCTGAATTTCTATTTACGATGTAGTTCAAGGTGCAGATAATTGCAAATGAATAAGTGAGGGTATCATATCTGAGATAATATTGTACCAATATTCTCTATTGTTTAAAAGTATGTGAAAATCACATTACTAAAATAGTAAGCCAGAACTACTCGATAATTATTTTTAAAACTCATAATAACCATGATACCTCGAATGTTGAAACTATTGAGGATAATCGATGCAACAAGGCAATCAACACGGGAATCAATCATCCACAATGAGAACATGGGGAGTTTGGGTGGCCATGGAACTAGCCACACAGGTTTCTGTGTGTTAACCTTTGGTATAGGTAGTTTGCATTACAATGTTTTGTATGATCGAAGGTAGTATAGACTTGTTTTTATAGTAAACCATGAATAATTAACAATATCCCTAAGAAGCTAATGATATCCTTAAGATATGGAATTAACAATATCCTTAAGATATGCAGATAGCAAATACTAGTTGGATTTGGCTGTCATGTCTCATGACACGACAAGATGATCTATCATTTAACGGTAGCCCGATCCACCTACCACATCTTGAAATGTGAAGATTAATTATATCTTGCATATTGGTGCCTGCTACATCTTCATATCTATCCCTAAAGATCCACTCAATATTGTCCAGCAACATGGaaataataaataatatataAGAGCGGTGTTATGGTGTTATATGGTAAAAGGAGTCTACACTTTGTGGGTCACTAACCAAACAAATTCATTGAAAAGAGACGCATAAAATGTCTACACTTTGTGGTAGTATCTAAATATGTGAACAGCTACTAAAGAAGTCTTTCCTTAAATGAAATCTAATAAGTGGACGATCCATAAATAAGTCTTTTTTTATGTGGACGACCCATAAAATCCATAAGGCATTGTTTGGatacgcatgtattcatctcaatccacatgggTTGAAGTGGATCGGAGTGGAAAtgaactaaattccattccattccattccactccaacacatgtggattgaggtggatacacatgcatccaaaatAGGCCTAAAGGAGGCTTAAATGAAATCTAATAAGTGGACGACCCGAAAATCCATAAAGAAGTCATTTTAATTAGAGGTGGATGAAGGCCTTCCTTCCTTGAGAATATAAAAGGCACTAATTTAACAGATCTCTAGcagcaaaagaaaataaaatacaTGAAACCTCATTTCCTCGTGAGGAAAAGCTCCATAGCAAAACATACTCGTACGGAACCACATTGGACAAATAAGCCCCAAGAAATCTTCAATAACAACACATAGGACTGAATCGAACCGTAATACTAGTGCACAAATCAAAGTAAGGGATAAATAGACGATGCAAGATTCATAACTTTGCGATTACAAGAAGTTATTCCTCCCTTTCCCAGCCGCAACACGCGGGGAAAATAAAAGTGAGAGCAGAGCGCGAGCCTTAGACTGTTCTGTAGCAGTTAGAAAAAAAATCACAAGTGAGTTTGGTTTCTAGGAATGGGGCGAGATGTGTATATGTGTTCTTAAAATTGGCCTCCTTGGATAGGCCATCATGGACACATCTGATTCATGTTGGCTACTGATGCAAGGATTCTCTTGTAGTGTATAATCTTCATTTTAGATTAAGCTATTCTTTTCTAAAAATGATGACCTATATTTGTCAACATGTGTTCTCCAAAAGTTGCAGACTTTATACCTTCCTCTTCAGGGCGACATGGCCTCCCGTATGGAGATAGGTGTGGAGAGGCGGCGCTAGATCTGGTGGTGGTGAAGCCACTTAAACCGGTGAGGTTGATTCGAGGAGGACAGATGCGCGGAGAATCACAATCAAGGTGgtttgaggatgtgtcggccgaaggcctaaggcccAGCGGGTCGAGGCTTGGGCTCTGGTCCTCGCcgttgtcgtagcgtccgccgtgacgagggtggtagccctGGCCGGCTTCCTCTCTCTTGTCGCTTCGTCCACTCCTACGGGCATCCAGGGTGTTACGTGCGTCACGGTAGAGGGCGAGACACTCATGCACCAGGGCCACAACGTGCCCCCTGCCGCCACGCGGCGCCTGGTGGATAGACACGTCCCTAACATATCATCCCGAGGGCCCGTGTtgactggcgtcgagctcacGTCGCTGAGACAGTGAGCTCTCCGCCTGCCGCGCCATCACGCGCTCGAGCAGCATGCGGTTCTCGCAATGGGCCTGACAATCCTTGGGTGTGGCGGGCTTCGGTAGCCCTTGGAGCAAGGTCACcgcggcagcgatgttctggcttgctcgggtGAAGTGTAGGAGGGCTCCATCGTCTTCGATGATTCGCCGGTTCATGTCGCGGGCCATGGTGCGCGCACGACCACCGTCTCCACGGTGCTCGATCTCTCACTCAAGCTCTGCGTGCTCCTGCTCGAGTTGGAGTCATGCATCCTCGAGCTCCTGGTGCCGCGCCCTTAGCTGTTCCACCCGTATGAgaggaagggcccctgcatctTCCTCGAACTCATTGTCGAGGTCATTcagtggggtagcccctccctcgtggatgcttttgacgcatccctcgggggtacctatcataaaacattctcacgaggggtgatggctccccctgctggagtcagagtcggagAGCGACTCTAAATCTTCtgcgagaaggtcatggaaagattccacgacgtattcggtcatccccacaaactcatcattcataggggatgggtgcatgcgctGCGCCATGAGGTGGCCAACGGTCCCCGCAGCATTGCGCAGATCGAACGGGAACACTACAGGGTGCCCCGAGTGAGGTGTTCCGGGGAGAGCGGTTCCCCTTCGGTGAGTTGGATCATGACGTAGGCgaaggagaaagtaaggcagcgtAGCTCCTCTCGGAACAGTCAGGGTCTTAGGAAGGTGTCGAGTTggtgctctagcctcccgtagtcaaagccaaggagctggtcgctcctagggACATGGGCCTCCGATGCGTGCAGCTACAACCCTTAAGCGCCTCGACGATCGCATCGGGGCTGACAGAGTGGAGAGGCTAGACGGCGGCAGgagcctgcgccaactctccctccattgtgacgacgaagtctaggctcccgaagcgcacgtgcgctcccaggacccagctgacgccgtgacgagccattcgaggcctgatgtggacgtcgagacgcgcaaaaacccctacctgacgcgccaactgtcggtgttttgaaccaccggctagtaaatttgtatctgcacgtctggctcgaatggtgtgctcggaggacacaaggatttatactgattcgggcgaaatgtccctacgtccagtctgctgctcgtgttaccagcactagtttgtagtatgggttacaaacgggcgagagagaagGTCCcgagtctctggtgaaaagatcgaACGGAGTTGAGTCTTTTTGAGCTCGTTCAGCCGTGTTCTCATGCCTCTCCTCCTccatggggcgtcctgcttccccttttataggtgaatggAAAGACGCATGctacagagagagaaagagagagaaaaggagaaaagcgagggaAAAGAAGGCCTCTAGGGTCGTGGCATCCTTCATTTCCTTTATGTAGGTTCCGCTGGTCCTGTAGATGATGACGGGGACAACACCACGTCGcggccctattcgtcactggcgccatacgCAAGCGTCGTCAGCCGCTCACGGCGCTCCGTTCCGTTTCAGTGGGCGGCGTGGTCAACAGGTACTCCTGTCAGAAGCCGTacggggattaggcagcacagcgtcggcacgcccgacactgttgacGACATGAGCCCCCAGGTATGGTCCGTCGTGGCCACGGGTCATGTCGAGACGTGCCCGCTTCTCTctcggtgtcagaagtttgaccatgGAGTCGTACTCTtaggcccgtagtggttggaggcggtatggatccccgtcgggcgagacggaacccgcgcccgaggggtctggcgagacggagcccgcgctctcggggtcgggcgagacggagcccgcgccctcggggtcgggcgagacggagcccgcgcccgaggggtctggcgagacggGGCTCGCACcctcggggtcgagcgagaccTTAAATACGTCTTAGACCATCCAGACGAATTAACGTTCGTGGCCGTTAACTTCCTTCctccgggtatccctaatatcgatacccgatatAAATACTAATACTATTTACTGTAAAGTTGGTCAAACATGAATTACCTTGACAGGCACGATTCCCATGATTGCATTCTTTCATTGACGGAGTGAGTAGATCATTACATGTTAAAAGTAACTTTAGTAGAGCAGCGAGATATGCGTTTATTAGGAATGGAGGGATCGAGTATATGTCTACAGTGGCGGAACCTATGTCTACAGTGGCGGAACCAGGGGGGCCACACACACTGCAGCTTGAATGTTTGATAGCCACTGATGTGTAGGTTCTGATAAGCTCAGCCATTTGTGTAGGTGACAACTGTGACAAGCTCCTCTCGTCATGATTATGCTCCTCTCCTTGCAGCTTTTTCAGTTTCTTTTGCAGTATGTCTATTTCCTCCTGCTGAATACCCATACTTATATGATGCACTAggtgattttcttttctttttgtcacCAGAATTAAGGAGATTCAATACTTCAGTGCTATCATATGATGAACATTTTATTCCACATAATCTATATCACTATTTCTCTGAACCAGCCACCTGATGTTTTCTTACCTATCACAAGTTGAAACCGTGTTTCTCATAATATTGTGATTTTTCATTACGATTACTAACTACATATATAAAAACATTAAAAAAATTGTTAAGATATACACTTAAGTACATATTTATTACACCTAGAGATGTCTATTTATCtggttaatttttttttatttattcacTCCGAGAACATACTGAGCCGAGCTCAACATACAGGTAAAGTACAAACTAGTACAGTACATGACACTGCTAGGAAGCAGTACCACTACCATGAAACACACCTGAACAGTACCAACACACGCACGAGTCGCGTAGCTGAAAACTGAAACCGGAGGTCGTCCGACGCCGCGAGCTTTCACCCCGCGCCCATGGCTCTTCAACCGGAGATCTGGATGCTCTTCACCTCGGGCTTCTTGACCTCGGCCTTGGGCACGGTAACCGTGAGCACGCCATTCTCCAGCGCGGCCTTCACCTCCTCCGTCTTGGCGTTCTCCGGCAGGCGGAAGCGCCTCGTGAACTGGCCGCTGCTGCGCTCCACGCGGTGCCACTTGTCGTTcttgtcctcctcctccctgCTGCGCTGGCCGCTGATGACCAGCACGTTgccgtcctccacctccaccttgaCCTCCTCCTTCTTCACGCCGGGGAGGTCGGCCTTGAACACGTGCGCCTCGGGCGTCTCCTTCCAGTCGATGCGGGCGTTGGCGAAGGCGGCGGAGGAGGCAGACGGGACGATGGAGCGGAACATGTTGTCAAAGGGGTCCCACAGGTCCATGGAGAAGGGGTCGAACACGTTGCTGCGCCTCACGAGCGACATTGCTGGTTTTGATTGCTAGCTGCTCGGTGCGTGCGAGTGCGAACTGGGAAGTGAGTCTGTGGATTGGAGGATTTCGCTGTGCGCTGCTTGGTCTGATTGCGATCTTTGCTCTGGATTGGGATGAGTTGTGGCCTTCTGCGGTGACGTATTTATAGCATCGTCAAGAGCGGTCGCTGAATCGTCTGGAGTTCTCTCTGCTCTCccctttcttcttttgctttccagAA includes:
- the LOC136461844 gene encoding 16.9 kDa class I heat shock protein 1-like — encoded protein: MSLVRRSNVFDPFSMDLWDPFDNMFRSIVPSASSAAFANARIDWKETPEAHVFKADLPGVKKEEVKVEVEDGNVLVISGQRSREEEDKNDKWHRVERSSGQFTRRFRLPENAKTEEVKAALENGVLTVTVPKAEVKKPEVKSIQISG